The Serratia rhizosphaerae genome has a segment encoding these proteins:
- a CDS encoding VOC family protein gives MTTQIFVNLPVSDLPASMDFFGQLGFAFNQQFTDDSAACMVVSDTIYVMLLTHDKFKMFTPNPIGDAKRATEVLLCLSRPSRAAVDDLVRKAIAAGGNTYNQPQDHGFMYGHGFQDLDGHIWELMFMEPQAMPS, from the coding sequence ATGACGACTCAAATCTTTGTGAATTTGCCGGTCAGCGATTTGCCCGCCTCGATGGATTTCTTTGGTCAGCTGGGCTTTGCATTCAATCAGCAGTTCACCGACGACAGCGCCGCCTGCATGGTGGTGAGCGACACCATCTATGTGATGCTGTTAACCCACGATAAATTCAAAATGTTTACCCCCAACCCGATCGGCGATGCCAAACGGGCCACGGAGGTGCTGCTTTGTCTGTCGCGGCCCAGCCGTGCGGCGGTGGACGATCTGGTTCGCAAGGCGATCGCCGCCGGCGGCAACACCTATAACCAGCCGCAGGACCATGGTTTTATGTACGGCCACGGCTTTCAGGATCTGGACGGCCATATTTGGGAGCTGATGTTTATGGAGCCGCAGGCCATGCCGTCCTGA